Proteins encoded by one window of Vigna radiata var. radiata cultivar VC1973A chromosome 5, Vradiata_ver6, whole genome shotgun sequence:
- the LOC106762059 gene encoding inactive protein kinase SELMODRAFT_444075 — protein sequence MSREQQKRGKQEICSDGAEKVIVAVKASKEIPKTALVWSLTHVVHPGDCITLLVVVPSQSSGRRLWGFPRFAGDCASGHKKSSSGSSSSEQKCDITDSCSQMILQLHDVYDPNKINVKIKIVSGSPCGAVAAEAKKAQANWVVLDKQLKHEEKQCMEELQCNIVVMKRSQPKVLRLNLVGTKKKDLEELCSLPSEQDQRLGKQTKNKSDSLNSLKGPVVTPSSSPELGTPFTATEAGTSSVSSSDQGTSPFFISEINSESKKEETIKENPELDDSISDTDSESLSTSSASLRFQPWITDLLLHQRSSQPKEERTERSHSRNQLSTTRALLEKFSRLDREAEIEISTYKTDLDFSGNVREAIALSRNTPLGPPPLCSICQHKAPVFGKPPRWFTYAELELATGGFSQANFLAEGGFGSVHRGVLPDGQVVAVKQHKLASSQGDLEFCSEVEVLSCAQHRNVVMLIGFCIEDKRRLLVYEYICNGSLDSHLYGRQRKPLEWSARQKVAVGAARGLRYLHEECRVGCIIHRDMRPNNILITHDFEPLVGDFGLARWQPDGDTGVETRVIGTFGYLAPEYAQSGQITEKADVYSFGVVLVELVTGRKAVDLNRPKGQQCLTEWARPLLEEYAIEELIDPRLGSHYSEHEVYCMLHAASLCIRRDPYSRPRMSQVLRILDGDTVMDPNYVSTPSYDVGNRSG from the exons ATGAGTCGAGAACAGCAGAAGCGAGGGAAGCAAGAAATATGTTCTGATGGAGCTGAAAAGGTCATTGTTGCCGTTAAGGCATCAAAGGAAATTCCAAAGACTGCTCTTGTTTGGTCCCTGACTCATGTTGTGCATCCTGGCGATTGCATTACACTGCTAGTAGTTGTACCTTCACAGAGTTCGG GCAGAAGATTGTGGGGTTTTCCAAGATTTGCTGGTGATTGTGCCAGTGGTCATAAGAAATCTTCTTCAGGATCATCAAGTTCGGAACAGAAGTGTGATATCACTGACTCTTGCTCTCAAATGATCCTTCAGCTCCATGATGTCTATGATCCTAACAAG ATAAATGTGAAGATTAAAATTGTTTCTGGATCACCATGTGGAGCAGTGGCTGCGGAAGCCAAGAAAGCCCAAGCCAATTGGGTCGTTTTAGACAA ACAGCTCaaacatgaagaaaaacaaTGTATGGAAGAGCTGCAATGCAACATTGTGGTTATGAAGCGTTCACAACCTAAGGTACTCCGCTTGAATTTGGTTGGAACAAAAAAGAAGGATCTTGAAGAATTATGTTCACTACCTTCTGAACAAGATCAGAGGCTTGGAAAACAAACAAAGAACAAGAGTGATTCTTTAAATTCCTTAAAAGGTCCAGTTGTCACTCCATCCAGCAGCCCTGAGCTAGGGACACCATTTACTGCAACTGAAGCTGGTACTTCATCGGTTTCAAGCTCTGATCAAGGAACTTCACCATTTTTCATCTCTGAGATAAACAGTGAGTCCAAAAAAGAGgaaactataaaagaaaatccAGAACTTGATGATTCTATATCAGACACAGACAGTGAAAGCTTATCCACTTCTTCAGCAAGCTTGAGATTCCAGCCATGGATCACCGATTTACTTCTGCATCAACGATCTTCTCAACCTAAGGAAGAAAGAACAGAGAGATCTCACAGTAGGAATCAATTGTCTACTACTAGAGCTTTGCTAGAAAAGTTCTCGAGACTTGATAGAGAAGCTGAAATTGAAATCTCAACCTATAAGACTGACTTGGATTTCAGTGGGAATGTACGAGAAGCAATAGCGTTATCTAGAAATACTCCGCTTGGTCCACCTCCCTTGTGTTCAATCTGTCAACACAAGGCTCCTGTTTTTGGAAAACCTCCAAGATGGTTTACCTATGCTGAATTGGAGCTTGCCACTGGTGGATTTTCACAAGCCAATTTCTTGGCAGAAGGAGGATTTGGATCTGTTCACAGAGGTGTTCTACCAGATGGACAAGTTGTTGCTGTGAAGCAACATAAATTGGCCAGTTCTCAGGGTGACCTTGAATTCTGCTCGGAGGTAGAAGTCCTGAGCTGTGCTCAGCACCGAAATGTTGTTATGTTGATTGGTTTCTGTATAGAGGATAAGAGAAGGCTATTGGTTTATGAGTACATATGCAATGGATCATTGGATTCTCATTTATATG GGAGACAACGAAAACCATTAGAATGGTCTGCCCGGCAAAAAGTTGCTGTTGGAGCTGCCCGAGGGTTGCGATATCTTCATGAAGAGTGCAGAGTGGGTTGCATTATCCACCGTGACATGCGACCCAACAACATTCTTATCACTCATGATTTTGAACCTCTG GTTGGTGATTTTGGACTGGCGAGGTGGCAGCCTGATGGTGACACAGGAGTGGAAACTAGAGTAATCGGAACATTTGG GTATTTGGCTCCTGAATATGCTCAAAGCGGCCAAATTACTGAAAAGGCTGATGTTTATTCATTTGGTGTTGTATTAGTAGAGCTTGTTACAGGGCGAAAGGCTGTGGATCTGAATAGGCCAAAGGGACAGCAGTGTCTTACTGAGTGG GCACGACCACTGTTAGAAGAATATGCCATTGAGGAACTGATTGATCCAAGGTTGGGAAGCCACTATTCGGAACATGAGGTCTATTGCATGCTGCATGCTGCCTCATTGTGCATAAGGAGAGATCCTTATTCTAGACCTCGCATGTCACAG GTTTTGCGAATACTTGATGGTGACACGGTTATGGACCCAAATTATGTTTCAACTCCCAGTTATGATGTGGGAAACCGGAGtggttga
- the LOC106759794 gene encoding pentatricopeptide repeat-containing protein At1g03540, with protein sequence MNNILMKNLKLILTQAQAQAKDPDSYLKPVFYASLLQDCIKAHSFVQGTLLHAHVLKSGLLADRFLANSLLSLYFKLSPHFSQARTLFDGLSFKDVIAWTSIISGYVRKAQPTQALRLFLQMLRLGLHPNAFTLSSLIKASSQLPNLPLGKALHGIVATRGFHSNCVVACALINMYGRTSVVDDARRVFDELPHPDPVCWTAFISTLARNDMFREAVGLFSVMHDGGLGLEVDGFTFGTLLNACGHLGWLRMGREVHGKVLTLGMRGNVVVESSLLDMYGKCGDVGCARVVFDGLEGRNWVSWTAMLGVYCHNGESESVLGLVREWGVVDVYSFGTIIRACSALAAVRQGKEVHCQYVRKGGWRDVVVESALVDMYAKCGSVDFAYRLFSRMEVRNLITWNSMIGGFAQNGRGQEGLELFEEMVKEGVSPDGISFVNVLFACSHNGLVDHGRRYFDLMKREYGIRPGVVHYTCMIDLLGRAELIQEAESLLEAADCGYDHHSVWAVLLGACTKCSDYITAERVAKKMIQLDPEFHLSYVLLSNVYRAVGRWNDAQEIRRIMEERGVKKMPGTSWVESEKQKGSPSFDLSIVGRSMGEVA encoded by the coding sequence ATGAACAACATTTTGATGAAGAACCTCAAACTCATCCTCACCCAAGCACAAGCCCAAGCCAAAGATCCCGACTCCTATCTGAAGCCCGTGTTCTACGCCTCCCTCCTACAAGACTGCATCAAAGCCCACTCCTTCGTCCAGGGCACCCTCCTTCACGCCCACGTCCTCAAATCGGGCCTCCTTGCCGACCGCTTCCTCGCTAACAGTCTACTCTCCCTATACTTCAAACTCTCCCCACACTTCTCCCAGGCCCGCACTCTCTTCGATGGGCTTTCCTTCAAAGATGTCATTGCATGGACCTCCATTATCTCCGGCTATGTCAGGAAAGCCCAGCCCACCCAGGCCCTCCGCCTCTTCCTCCAAATGCTCCGCCTCGGCCTTCATCCCAACGCCTTCACCCTTTCCTCCCTCATCAAAGCCTCCTCCCAGCTCCCAAACCTTCCCCTTGGCAAGGCCCTCCATGGAATCGTCGCCACCCGCGGCTTCCACTCCAACTGCGTCGTCGCCTGCGCGCTAATCAACATGTACGGGAGGACCAGCGTGGTCGACGACGCGCGCAGGGTTTTCGACGAATTGCCCCACCCGGACCCGGTCTGCTGGACGGCCTTTATCTCCACGTTGGCGCGTAATGACATGTTCAGGGAGGCCGTGGGGTTGTTTTCCGTTATGCACGACGGAGGTTTGGGGTTGGAGGTTGATGGTTTTACTTTCGGAACACTGTTGAACGCGTGTGGGCACTTGGGGTGGCTGAGGATGGGGAGAGAGGTGCATGGGAAGGTTCTGACTTTGGGGATGCGTGGGAATGTGGTTGTGGAGAGTAGTTTGTTGGATATGTACGGGAAGTGCGGCGATGTTGGGTGTGCGAGGGTAGTGTTTGATGGGTTGGAGGGGAGGAATTGGGTGTCTTGGACTGCTATGCTTGGGGTTTATTGTCACAATGGAGAATCTGAGAGTGTGCTTGGTCTTGTTAGGGAGTGGGGGGTGGTGGATGTTTATAGTTTTGGGACGATTATCCGTGCGTGTTCGGCGCTGGCTGCGGTGAGGCAGGGGAAGGAGGTGCATTGCCAGTATGTGAGGAAGGGTGGGTGGAGGGATGTGGTGGTGGAGTCTGCTTTGGTTGATATGTATGCGAAATGTGGGAGTGTGGATTTTGCATATAGGTTGTTTTCGAGGATGGAGGTGAGGAATTTGATCACATGGAACTCCATGATTGGAGGGTTTGCGCAAAATGGGAGAGGGCAAGAGGGATTGGAGTTGTTTGAGGAGATGGTGAAGGAGGGAGTGAGTCCGGATGGGATCAGTTTTGTGAATGTTTTGTTTGCGTGTAGTCATAATGGTTTGGTTGATCATGGGAGGAGGTATTTTGATTTGATGAAGAGGGAGTATGGGATTAGGCCTGGGGTGGTGCATTACACTTGCATGATTGATCTTCTTGGAAGGGCTGAGTTGATACAGGAGGCTGAGAGTTTGCTGGAGGCTGCTGATTGCGGGTATGATCATCATTCGGTTTGGGCGGTTCTGCTTGGAGCTTGCACTAAGTGTTCGGATTATATCACAGCTGAACGTGTTGCGAAAAAGATGATTCAGCTGGACCCTGAATTCCATCTGAGTTATGTTTTGCTTAGTAATGTTTATAGAGCAGTTGGCCGGTGGAATGACGCCCAAGAGATCAGAAGGATAATGGAGGAACGAGGGGTTAAGAAGATGCCTGGCACGAGCTGGGTTGAAAGTGAGAAGCAAAAGGGTTCTCCTAGTTTTGATTTGAGCATTGTTGGGAGGAGCATGGGAGAGGTTGCGTGA
- the LOC106760610 gene encoding endoplasmic reticulum oxidoreductin-2-like, which produces MELLRDSMVKLWCDCPFWPDDGMCELRGCSACECPESEFPESFKKPHGFSMNDLVCQEGKPQAAVDRTLVSKVFSGWIEIDNPWTNDNETDNDEMTYMNLQLNPERYTGYTGSSARRIWDAVCCENCPKLH; this is translated from the exons ATGGAATTGTTAAGAGATTCTATG GTGAAATTATGGTGTGACTGTCCCTTCTGGCCTGACGACGGCATGTGCGAGTTGCGGGGCTGTAGTGCATGTGAATGCCCAGAAAGTGAATTCCCTGAATCATTTAAGAAGCCACATGGCTTCTCAATGAATGATCTTGTTTGTCAAGAAGGTAAACCTCAGGCAGCTGTTGACCGTACTTTAGTCAGTAAAGTTTTCAGCGGATGGATAGAAATAGACAATCCATGGACAAATGACAATGAGACTGACAACG ACGAGATGACATACATGAATCTTCAACTAAATCCTGAAAGGTATACTGGTTACACTGGTTCTTCTGCAAGAAGGATATGGGATGCTGTCTGCTGTGAGAACTGCCCCAAAT TGCATTGA